CTTTGGCACCTATGACAACCTGCTCCAGGCTCTCTCTCCTACAGGACCCTCCAGGCTATGGCAGCGCTGGGTGGCTGGGTTCCTGTCCGGGGCAATGGAAGCTGTGGTGCTGACCCCCTTTGAGCGAGTACAGAATGTTCTACAAGATGGACGGAAGGATGCCCGCTTCCCCAGCACTTCCAGCATCCTTCGGGAATTCAACTCCTACGGCTTCTGGGAACGACTGGCCTTGGGCTACTATCAAGGCTTCCTTCTGGTCCTCCTGAGAAACAGTCTGGGAAGTGCCCTCTACTTCTCTTTCAAAGATCCCATCCGAGACAGCCTGGCAGAACAAGGTTTGCCCTGCTGGGTCCCAGCCCTAGTGTCTGGTAGTGTCAATGGGACCCTCACGTGCCTACTGCTTTATCCCCTCAGTGTCCTAGTTGCCAACATGCAGTCACAGGTAGGTTGTCAGGAAGCACCAGGCCTGTGGGCTTCGGCTCAGGCTGTTTGGGAGGGTCGGGGCCGAAAGCTGCTTCTGATCTACCGAGGTGGCTCTTTGGTCATCCTACGTTCCTGTGTGACCTGGGGACTTACCACTGCTATCCATGATTTCTTGCAGGAAAACAAATGCCCCAGGGTGGAAGAGAGTGACTGATTAGCCTCAGAGGCATCCCAGAGGGTGTTAGGACTGTGTTCTTACAGCCTGGGTCAACAAAAGGCCAATAACTCACCTCTGGGTCTGTGAAGTAACTCATTTGCTTCTGGTCCTAGAGAAACAAGAGCAGTAATTCAGTTAGTCATTTTGAGATGATTGGTAGTGAGAGAAATTCCCAGCAATCAGATTATCAATTATTTTATCATGTAGTATTAACATCAGTATGTTGGTGCGGTCATCGCTGTGGGCACCCTCCCTTacactgatacagaatgaagatTTCCATTAACTTGGCAGATGATCTCTGAGAGTTGACGTAGCCAAAACAATCAATCACACTGCTGCCAACCTGGCAATGAGCCTCTCCGAACAGAGCAAGACTGTTGCTCCTACGACAGGTATGAAGTCTAGCACCAGGCCCCTACCCGAAGCCTTCACAACTGGGGAGGATCTTCTGGAAGAACCTAGGCTCATTGCCATGCCATGAAGAGGCATCACCGGAGGACTCCAGGGAAGAATAGAGCTGGCATCCATGTTATTTTTCTGCTATCAACAAAGCCACACAGCATTCCTTGGGTCAGAGAAGGATCTCACCCCTTCCATCCACAGCTTTGGTTCCCTCATCCTGACCCTGACCTTGAGGATGACCCAACTTTCAGAAGTGACTGGAAACAAGGATGTGCCCTGAGTTCTCAAGGATTTTCAAGAAAGCAATTGAGAAGAGTGAAAGAATGTGTTGTGGCAAGTCCAGCTGAGGGGCTAAGGGAGTAAGACCCACAGTTTCAAAGGACCATCCTTGACAGTAGAAGGATCCCTATGGTAACTCTGGTAAATGAACAGATCACCTCATTTCAGCAAACACCTTTTGAGTCCCAGGCACTGAGCTAGGTGTTAAGAatgcaaggaaaagaaaaaatcgtCTCTTGACCGGAAGAAGCttacatggggggaggggggaggggatggggagCATGGGGGGGTTgtgggtggggggtgggtggaGTAGAGATAAAACAGGCATTTGTCACTGTGATCACTTCTAGGAGTGGTTTCAAGTTGGTTAAGATCTAGAAAGTCCTGCCACTTGTGGGTCCTAGTGCCCATGCTAGGGTAGAGGCTGGGCCCAGAGCCTTTCTGGGCTAAGTTGATCTGAattgtttgtaccccaaaggacAACCAGGGTTGAAGAGAAGTGTTCACCAGAGGGAATAGAGTAAGGTTTGGGGGGTTTAGAGGGTAAATGAGTAAATAGTTGGGGaagattttaaaaacttttgtaaATTTTGTCATATAAAAGGACATGCAAATAAGACAAATTAATCTTATTTGCCAAAAACTGTTGGTCTGGAGTCACACTACCTGGGGCCTAATTCCCAGTGTTCTGCTGCTTTTTACCCATGGAGGAAATCACTTCACAGTTCTGGTGTAGCTAACCTCTGAagttccaactctaaatccagaATCCAGTGATGTTAGGCACTGTTTTAGAACATGTCATCATGGCCTTTcattctctcctcagtcatttcctcttcccctttcctcgAACCACTACCAGCCCAGAAGCCTGTCATGAACACCACATTGGACATCTGCAGTCTCCCATCCCACAGGCAGTTTTGATAGGAGGACTCTGGCATTGCTGTGTTTCCTGTTAAGGCATTTGAGTGCCAACAAGATCTCTGGAAATCAGAGGCCTGTATCCATCTGAGGAGCACTAATTCAACTGCTGATCTGAACCCAAGATTCCGCATCTGAGGTCCAGTGGACTTTGCCTCAGTCCCATTTGGTGAGGCAGCCTGAGGACAGTGacattcaattcagttcattgtACGAGTATTTGTTAAGCCCTGTGCTCAGCATCCACTGGCCAATGGAACTAGACTGAAACCCaacacagtccctgccctgaaggacAGCACATCATGCCATTTGTACTCCTTTCtgcaagaaaggaagaaagatagggTGGGGCAGGGCGGGTGATAGGTTGGGAAGAGTGCGGGTAAGAAGGAGCTCGCTCCAGCTCTAGCTCCCATTCTGTCAGAAGGGGTGTAAGGAGGAGGCTAGGGACCCTGGTCACCAGGATCCAAGCTCTGGCTCAGCCTAGGCAGAAGGTGGGAAGCCAAACAATCTAGTGAGgcggtctcctcattgccaactaGAGGGGCCCTTTATGTTCCATGTGACagcatattttgttttcccaggaGCAGCGAGCATCATAACGACCAGAGGGAGGAGCAGGGGCAAACTTGATGCAAAATTGAACATTTCCAACCAGCTAGGAGTCTCGAGAAAGGGGACTGGCAGAGCGAGCTTAGAATCAGCTTAGAATTCTCTGCTCAGTTGCTTGTCCTGAGTGATGAGGCTGCAGTTCTAGAAGGCCTGGGAGGTGGAGAGGGCAGGGGGAGAGGGGTGCCACTGAATTTTAGCAACCTGGCTGAAAGAACTGGGGCCTGGGTAGGAAAGGAGACTTGGTTCTAGTCCCTGATATGATAGGAACCCTCCAGAAAATGGAGAATTTGACAAGGTCCTCTCTGAGGCctcttccagctcaaaaatcTATGTCAAGTTAATGAAAATTGGGCTCCCTTTGTTCCCACCTttgctcagcctcagtttcaGTAAGAGTGAAATAAGTCTTTCTCTGGAACCTCGGGCAAggcagttttctcctctataacaAATGAACAAGTTGGACGAGAATGAAGGGGTTCTAATCTACAGTCTGTGACCTTGCtttttgttttgaatgttttGATAACTGTTCTTGGATatcactggtttcctttgtaattgtgtgctctattttcttcatttgacaACATTCTTCAACAAGACCCAAggaggcttcatcagactgccaaaggggagaggaggaatgCATAGCATTACAGATGGGTGATTTGAGGGCTCTGCTGAAAGCCCTTTTAACTCCAGCATCTGTCTGTTTGTTGGGATACCATTTCACGTTCTACCTCCATCCCCTCCCTTCAAATCAGGCTTTTAGAACTTAGCATTCTGGGAATTGAGTCACTGCCACAGAGACAGTATTTGCACTCCACTCTTGTAGATTCTTAAGGCCAGACTTCTAGCCACTAAACTATGCTGCTTCTCTAGCATCTTGTTATAAAAAGCAATTAGTTAAAATGTGAAACCACCAAATGACCCATTTCTTGATGGGGGGGGGAGATGGGCCACTCCAGCAACAAAGAGTTTCTTGGGGTCCCTGAGGAGATAGCATGTGGCAGCAAAGTCAAACTTCCTTAGAAGTCTCCATTTGGACTCAATTCCTGACCCTGTCCCCAAGGGCTGCTCCCCCTCCAGGGCACTATCCCTATTTCCAGCACACCCCCTGTCACTACCATCATTAAACTAGATTCTCACCACCAGATCCGTGGCACTGTCAAAAGCTTAGCATCATAAATGGAGGTGGTTTTATCAGTGGAAAGGCCACTAAAGAAGATGTATTATCATCTGTTTTACCATTGCATTCTAAGAAGCACTGGGCTTTTCCATCTGCCCTGCTGCTGAATCTCCTATATATGTTGTCTCACCTGATTAGAATATGAGTTCTACGAAAGCAAGGATTGTCCTGCTTTTCTATTTATTCCAAGGCGCAGcgcttggaacatagtaagtgcttaatataagtttttccattcaattgtttactcattcattcatttactcactcattcattcattcactcactcattcatttactcattcactcactcattcattcattcagtctaTCATTCCAGGAACTGGATAACATGATTGCTAagctcccttctggctctaataGTCTAGGAGTCTTTCattttgcttagcacagtgcctggtacatagctgATGCTCTTAATAAAATACTTATTCATTCTAATCATATCTTTCTCAGGAGTTGAAAGCTGGCTTTCAATTTAATGTCTTCATAGTAGACATCGGGTGGTACTCTTGTCAAAAGGTTTCCACCTTCCATCCCTTGAGTTTTGATGACTGTGTCAAGATGCTTTTTTGGCAGGTGCTATTCCCTTCCTTATGCCAGAAGAAACATCTCCATCCCTCAGTCCCATTTCACAGTCTCGTGCATCATGGTCAGGGTTTTTtccattcagttttattttctttcaactaTCAAGCCATTTCTTTCTTCGCCCTTAACTTCCCAATCCCctgaaaagacaaagaaatccCTTGTAACAGCTTTTCAGCCAAGCAAGACAAATTCTCATCCTGGCCAAGCCCATTGCCCCTGTCAGGAGGTGGTTAGCCTGCCTCATCATCTGTCCTCCAGAATGATGGCTGATCATTCCAAATTGTTCATTCTTTAAACCATTCTCCTGGTTTGTTCACTTCACTATGAATTAGCTCATACCACTCTTCCCCGGtgtctctgaaaccatccctttcatcatctcttatggcacaatagtattccattaccttcATGCAccatatttgttcagccattccccaatgaacgGGCATCCCCTTAGCTTCCCATCTGTGGCTACTACCaaaaaaaaggatttgtacaTATAGGACGATTGTTGAGAAATGCCAAATTGGTGACCCAGCACATGGCAGAAAGCAGACTTTTGTCTTGGACCCCCCTTTGGCCAGTTGGTGAAGTATACAGACCTCTTCTTAGAATGCATGCACAAATGTAGGGTATTACAAgggaaaccagttatattgaaatacagtcatCAAAATCATTTTGTAAAGTTCACAGACACCAGATTAAGAACCCGTGGTAGAGACGTGTTGTCAGTGAAATCCCAAGTGTGTCGGTGTGATGTGTGCATGGGGAGCCCCATCCCTCCAGCTCTATCTGCTTTGAAGCAAGGTTTTGCCTGTGGCAGGGACAGTCCAGTGATGAGCTCATTTGGAGGTGTACAAATAGGATGCCACCTGGAAGCTTGTGGTTTTCACTAATTATTCTTGTGCAAAACAGATAGGTGGGTGTAGTGAGCAGTTTTAGGCTTGGAGcctggaagatctgggttccagtCATGCTTCTAACACTTGTTAACTCTTTGACCATTGGCAGATCATAACCTTTCAATGCTCCTGAGAATCTCTTGCGTTTTTTCTTAGTTACAGAGCTGTGTTCCACCTCAGAAAAGTTGCCTCCACCAAATGGTTGAGATCACAAGGCCAATTAAAAGAAATCCTGGATTTGACCTATCATAGTTGTCCGATGCAGCCATGCTCTCTAAATTTTGCCATGGGGAGGTCAAGCACCCAGGCCCTAGCTGTAAAAGCCAATGGGGTCCATGTGGGTTTGCATTAAAAAAAGGACAGCTTTCAGGAATAGGAAGGCAATGGTCCTCTGATCTCAGCAAGTTTCATCTTGAGTAGCATACTTCAGTTTGGGGAAAGGCAGTGAGAACCTGCAGAGTGTCCAGACTGGAGCACCACTGGGATCTTAGCTGAAGGAAGACTGAGGGGAGAAGGCGGTGGGACATGATAGCTGGGCTGTCAGGTGGAAGCAGGTTTGGTCTTGCTCTGGTCCCAGAGGGTGGAGGCAGGAATGGCAGTGGAGGGAAGCTAGAGAGATGCAAAGTCAGACTGAGCATGCAGGGAAAACTTGCCAACTGTCGGCAGTGTAAGGAAGAGCGCTTTTCCTCACTGGAGGATGAGGATGACCAGATTCTAGTGGAAGGACTCTTGAACTGTGATTCTGCATGGCTGTAGAGGAGCCAGAGACTGGAGGCTGCCTGGAAGCTTTGTGTGCTGAGGGAACAGGAAAGTAGCTAGACACATGGATGCAGAAGGCTCTGTGCTCAGGCCCTGAGCAGCACTGTCCAGGGGCCAGAGTACTGGAGTTGGTTTGGAGTTCAGGACTTGGATTCGAGTCTAACTATAGTTAATACCTGAGCCTTGGGGGCATGTCACCTGGTCTCcggggacctcagtttccttttctatataaggaggaggttggactatatagggatggtctctgaggtcttttccagctcagCATCTCGAATCCTAGGTCCTATGTGAGAGGGAATCAGAGGAGGGCTGAACTGAGGAAAGCAGGGAAGGTAGCAACAATCCTTTAGTATAACTGGGGCTCTTTGATGTTCACACAAATGAGGGCAgtggaggtggagggagggaagtgaTTGGGCCCAGGTGAGAGGGGGAGCAGTCAGTCTCAGTCCTGGGCTGTGATGGGCCTAGTGCCCCCATAGCATTGGAGGGGGGGTTGTGGGCCCAGTCCAGCTCCTGTTCCAGCTCCCCTGATCCTGCTATAGCTCTCACCATCTCCTCCAACGACTCAAAGACTGCAAcagccgcagcagcagcagcagcagcagcagcagcagcaacagtaacAGCACGCCAGGCACAAGGCACCCAGTATAACAGGTGAGTTTGGTGGCCGGGATGGTTGGATGGCCTGATGGGCTTGGGGACCCTGGCTCACTGTCTCCGCTGCCCCCCTCCCTCCACTGCTGCTGTTGACCATGTGCAGAAGGGATGGGTCAGGGCAGGGGGTAGAGGGCAGTGTGCTTCGATAGCTCAGCTCCCCTCTCCATTGTGGGCTATCAAACGAACTTGGGCTGTAGGCCCCAAGGAGATTCTGTGGTGTGCCTGGAATCCGTGGCCTGGGATATGGACCAGGGAGATAACTCCAAAGCCCAGCCCAGTGCTGAGGAGGGAAGCAAAGGTGCAGCAGGTGGGGAAGAGGCTTGCCTCTTCTCAATGGAGTTTTCCCCCTCAGTTATCCTCACTGATAGCTTCCACTTTAGGGGAGCAACCCCCCTTAGAGATGGTCAGAGATAACTGTCAGTGGGCACTCTGCCTCAACAGAACTGCCATTTCCTCAGCCCTCAGAGGTAGGGTGGGACATTGCTGATTGGCTGACAGCTGGAGGGGCTAGCCCCCTGGTGAGGATGGTGTGGCCATGTGGGCATGGCCAAGGCAGCTGGCACAGCTCCCCTCCCCTGGGAGGCCCATTTGTCTCCTGAGAATTCTTACCTTCCCACCTGCCTGGAAACATCCAAAGACACTGCAGCCACATGCCTGCCCAACCTGGAGCAGAGTGTCTAGCTCAGAAACTCAAAAGGCATGAGTGCTCCCTGCCAAGTCTAAAAGAAGCCCGGTGACTGCAAAATGTCCGCCTCCTCTGAGTTTGGGGTTCTTTGAGCACTTCTTTACTCCTGGCTCAAAGTATCAAGGAGGCCCAAGGCCCAGCTCTGCTTCCACAGCCCTTCTCTCTTGGACATTAGCTAGCAGGCTTTTGGGAGTCCTTGAGAATGGCCTGTCTTGCCAGACGACAATGAAAGATTGCTTATTCTTCCTAGCCGAAATGTGTGACAAACCAGACCTCTCCAAGGTGGAAAAAATTGAccagaaaaagctgaaaatagCAGCATGAAGGAGAAGAATACTATTCCTTCCAAGGAAAGTAAGTCATGGGCAAGGGCTATGTTGGCAGTTAGCACATTCCATTCCTCCCCTAAGGCCAGCTTCCTCCTCTGGGAATCAATGGGCCTGGGAAGCCAAGTCTCCCAATCCCCCTGAGCTCTGTGCTTGCAAAAGCAGAGAGCCATAGGTAGCCATACCCTAGAAGCTTCCTTTGCTCCCAGATGGCAGGTCTCACTTATGTAAAATCACATCTTtcctaaaaaccaaaaaaaaaaaagccaaagccCAGATCAGAGGGTGGAAAGACCTGAGAAGTTCTGCTCAATAACAATAGAAAAAACTTCTGTCTTCATGAATTCAGACCATTCCAGTCTTTGCTTACCAACAtttgggagaaaagggaaatttgTCCTGCTGCTTAACCCTAACCAGTTGAACTGGTGAGCTGTGGGCCTGCCTAACTCTGTCCTTTTCTTTCAGCCatcaagaagagaaggaaagcgAAAGCGATAAGTCTTCCTAGGGATGGGGCGTCCCTTCCCAGCAACAGAATCGAGTGCTTCCAGAGTTTATTGTTTCGCCTTTAATAGTGTTCGTTTGCTTCGCTGTTTAGGCAAAATTTAGGCTGCCTTCATCTCTTTACCCAGTGTTACCTAACCACCCTCCACCCTGTGCTTATCTGAAGAGGGACACAGTCATGGAAGGGCCCTAAGAACGGTGTTAACCACAACCAAAGTGTTAACCAAGAAAGCCTGTAAATGTGCTGACATTTATCATACCTTAGGCTTAATATGCCTCATTTCAcgtccccttcccctccctgctcCACTCCATTTTTCTGTGCATTGCTTAGAGTGATGAATGTTTTTTTCCTTGACTTTACAGTtattcaattttcttctataCTTAATATATTATCTA
Above is a genomic segment from Monodelphis domestica isolate mMonDom1 chromosome X, mMonDom1.pri, whole genome shotgun sequence containing:
- the SLC25A53 gene encoding solute carrier family 25 member 53 isoform X3: MRSSFQPEPIVTSMGEQPEAPLEKPEEGKRAKIPEDHHWHSRSYTLGAISSFLSTFVTFPIYKVVFRQQIHAVSVPEAVSQLHQEGLHRFYRGIYPPLLAKTLQGTLLFGTYDNLLQALSPTGPSRLWQRWVAGFLSGAMEAVVLTPFERVQNVLQDGRKDARFPSTSSILREFNSYGFWERLALGYYQGFLLVLLRNSLGSALYFSFKDPIRDSLAEQGLPCWVPALVSGSVNGTLTCLLLYPLSVLVANMQSQENKCPRVEESD
- the SLC25A53 gene encoding solute carrier family 25 member 53 isoform X1 — translated: MRSSFQPEPIVTSMGEQPEAPLEKPEEGKRAKIPEDHHWHSRSYTLGAISSFLSTFVTFPIYKVVFRQQIHAVSVPEAVSQLHQEGLHRFYRGIYPPLLAKTLQGTLLFGTYDNLLQALSPTGPSRLWQRWVAGFLSGAMEAVVLTPFERVQNVLQDGRKDARFPSTSSILREFNSYGFWERLALGYYQGFLLVLLRNSLGSALYFSFKDPIRDSLAEQGLPCWVPALVSGSVNGTLTCLLLYPLSVLVANMQSQVGCQEAPGLWASAQAVWEGRGRKLLLIYRGGSLVILRSCVTWGLTTAIHDFLQENKCPRVEESD
- the SLC25A53 gene encoding solute carrier family 25 member 53 isoform X2, translated to MGEQPEAPLEKPEEGKRAKIPEDHHWHSRSYTLGAISSFLSTFVTFPIYKVVFRQQIHAVSVPEAVSQLHQEGLHRFYRGIYPPLLAKTLQGTLLFGTYDNLLQALSPTGPSRLWQRWVAGFLSGAMEAVVLTPFERVQNVLQDGRKDARFPSTSSILREFNSYGFWERLALGYYQGFLLVLLRNSLGSALYFSFKDPIRDSLAEQGLPCWVPALVSGSVNGTLTCLLLYPLSVLVANMQSQVGCQEAPGLWASAQAVWEGRGRKLLLIYRGGSLVILRSCVTWGLTTAIHDFLQENKCPRVEESD